ttatacatattacttacaataaaatataattagattaCCATCTAATtccttaaaacaatattttcgttACAGTTGCGACTTGTAACTTATGTTAAGTTACTTCCCAACACTGATTGTAAGTACCGAAATTAACTTTTGTCATCAGAGTATACTTTTGCAAGTTCACCAAATTCCCATTTTCCCAACTTACCAATATAGTaggttatacctatacctacccattataataaataataaaataataataatactattaaggcATATGCATATCAATAACTTCAATGTTTTTTATATGATCAATCTTTCTTGGATCACTATAGATCTTAACTTGGAATTGACTTGTGAGTTGGGATAATTTTGAGAATTTCTtttcacaaatatatttaaatgtacaataaataataattatacgtcataattacaggaatattacttattacttattagcaaaTGACTAATATACATACACCCTGTATTTAAATTTAGGCAtgtaaaatggtaaaaatataattttaaagaaaaatgttttatttaaacaatttaaaattagttacctaaacaaaaaaaaaaatattttcaaaaaatttatagttttttaaataatgagtgtctcaCGAACTTACGTTTCATATatctactaattataatatctttatataatataatattttttttctgtccaTGAGTATGTCACCGAACTCCTgctaaacggctggaccgattttgatgaaattgttCGTGTGTGTTTGAGTTGGTCTCTGGAtggtttagatttaaaatttgaccCGGCAAGTCCAACCCGGAGAGATGATCCTATAAGGATTTTGAGTTTTACGATAgaaatcgaaatttttttttataaatggttgtcatTGGTTACTCGGACAAACTAAAtaaaagcatgcatcaaattcGTCCTGTTTATGGCGTACTTTATTAAACACCAGTGCTCAATAATTACCTGTTGgcttgtacagttgtacctacctacactttaaatgtatttagaaTGAACAATCAACAGAGAATTTTATAATAcccaacttaaaaaaaatgtattttcatccCTCGTCGGTTTCAACTTATATATTCTCGtataatacagaatattatgcTGCTCTTTATCCGGTAATATTACACTTTAATTAAAGctgttacctatacattttatcatttatggtCCATACAAATTTAAAGGACAtcacaacaataaaaacaaGTTCGCTAAGATTTAAAGTATGCCATTATCAAAGAAATATGGTGTGGGTCTTACactttaacattaattattcaatgaGATACAGGCTTCTAAAAATATGCGTGTGACGTCAATcgtttaaagataataatattttatttttttttatgtaaccttAAGTGTTTTTTGTGTTTACAACACCGgtgtgattataattttgatatactttctagtttttttataggcgataaaattattatggtaaATTTGGTTTATATACGGCAATACAACGCGAGTCACGAACTCAatcattttacttaattataatttataatattatgtacctatataataacaagatatattacattttaaatcacaCCATCGTCTTAAGCGCATGAATATACTTTGgattatgaaaaaaagaaattttaaatagtatcgtaagttattaaaatcattgtgtaaatcaaactaattttaactaatttattttaattggacGGTTGCTCATTCGTTGGCTCTATGACATCACGCGGCTATTCATCAACTCTCATTAtctcgtttaataataattttttttaactttatttggacttcaataaaacattaataaacttaaaattaaaaaacaaatttgtgttGTGATGTCCTTTagacatttaaaaatgcatGGGATTTTCATTTAATCTATTGATTTTGGCTTATTTACCAcgcaaattttgattttttttaaattcatgttcTAGTGAGTTTAAATAAGTTAAGAACGATAGTGCAATCAAAATTGGTCGATCGTACTTGGTTTCGAAGTTAcagcatattttttaatgtcaCGGTTTTCCATTTTTTACGCACTTGCAGGTTCACACtttattgtcattaattttgtagattatagatatagaaattaacctttttttttgcgGAAAGTACttcacaatattttgttttttgtcgaAAAATTTTCAGATAGCTGACAGATGTTCAAATATATGgggaaaaatttatatttccgCAATATTGCTTTTCACAGGCCGTAGCATTAAGTGtgtcaaaatcaaataaaataaaaaaatataccatattaaaGAGTTGTGCAAAGTCCAGAAATTATCGACAACGaaaaaattttagattatgagcgaagcgatgaatgtattgattttacaatgatgtgtgttttttttttttattttttttttttgtgtctgtcatcaccttttaggacagtaaaagtgcttggattttcttcaacagtaacttttctgataggaaattgaatctagttgatactttgggggGCCAACAGTAAAATTAGGTAAAAAAActcagtaattttcaaacgcgacgtgaaaaacaaaagaaaaattaagggaaaacgggaatttttacgcaaaatctgttttcgagaaaatcgattttggtttttggtgcaactctaaaacaaatgaccgtaggtacatgacattttgactgaatgtttatattatcattttctatacaccataacattttccaaatattttgactttttttgagctgtttacagacattttcagtttccatttttttagttttttttttctataaatatcattacaattttatctgttgggtaaaaaagcttgaaaatttaatataaggctcctgatatatcgttattatagcagttgaataatattaaaaatacataagcacaattttttttgataagcatttaaagttcaaattttgacaaaataatatcatcaaatatgcttggtaatatcataggctgactgaccgttttcgctcagaatcgtttttcttatacaatgatattatatcattgaattcaaatttaacaccatccattacagtgacccacttgtaacctactgtacagcagagcgacatccacttacccaccttttttaagaTGTACTAAGTcgaatattaattgatttttgtttatgataaccatttaaaattgaattacataataatgCAATAAGCAAGTGTTACCAAATTGTATTTTTCgacataaatttataattagtcgTTAAGTTGTATTCGTGTAATGGATCGGGTCGatgcaatacaattatattatattgataataatgttaACGCAAGTAAAAATGCGTAATTAGTGAACTTCAAAATGCTACAACTTCAAAAGCAAGCCCGACTgacaaattctgattgcaccatCGTTCTTAAGAACTTGCTAAAATACGTtagttatgaataaaaataacaaaaattggtAAGAAGCATGATAAACCAGATTTGTTCATATTTTCTCTAATAAAATGGTTGGTATATAAACtgatttttattaacatttttttaagaaaaaaaatataaaatataacactcaGGCTTACTAAAATCtaactaaatttaaatcttacTTATCTGCACTAAATATTTAGACGTCACAGAAAAATGTCGAATGGTTAGATACTCGTCTGCAGACGGCTGAACAAGAGGgggttattaataaattaaggtACAGGATTATCAGAATCTATCGTAGAGTTAGATAATTAGTACCTAACGTTTTGTTTTTGTGATGTTAACATAAAGGTAACCCGAATGCCCGTCAGTGAGGTGCCGTCCAATGGAGTTATATACTCATACTAATCTAAGGTTCTATTGTTCTTTGATTTTACTGTTCAATTAATCCCCGTGacagataatttataaaacaaattttgttttatataatttattggcttATCATAAGTACGGTAGTTTGTGAAAATATCAAGTTACCCACGAAAGTTATTGTGTGTGgctatttttttctatcaatgatgttaaaatttaacacttGTCGTTCATGTTCACATATGACATATGTATAGTAAAGCTATGAACTATTGAGTCACGTACATGATATAATTAACgattaaatatagaataatgtGTTAGTATTGAATCTAATGTCTACAGATAAAATATGACGTAAGTATAGCAGTCCAATATGCAATCTACCAGATAAATAATTGTCTACTAATGTGTTATATAAATCCATTAGtcaaatgtataaacaatgtaaaaataCAACATCACGTGTCAATGGAATGTCCTATGGTTTTTTACAGACGGCGCTTTGTATAGGCAATTTAACGCCATACTTCTTTTATTATACATTCTTTGCcattttaatatagatataacgaCGTACCTACTACGCTGCGTGTTTCACGAtggcatttaatttttatatttatcgaaaaaataaactataatattatgtattatagcgatataatatttaaatagaaacaTCGTCAAAtacgaatttttaaatttcctaaaaatgagctcatatattatacaataataaaataaattggtaaCGTATTTTTATTTCGTGTTTTATTCAAATAGTACCCCTCTTCTCCCAGGCATCTCTATTTCCACCTATaagtgagtatataatataatataatatatatatatatatatatatcaatataataacaaataatgacATCTCTAAATATCTTCTGTATCATGGTAACCAAATATAAACACCATAATTTGACGTATTTGGTGAAACCTTATTGTGTTTTATGTATATCACTGTTTCTATGGAAACAAACAATCATGTCTctacaatcattatttttttttgctagtCGAAtactgtgtattttttttatccttcaCTAATCAAGTTCaatagttcaatattataaacgttttataaaCGTTAATACTCGTGTACAGTacggttgttgtttttttagttataacaaCGATGAAATGTTAATTGTTTAAAGTGTGTTAAGTGTTTAGTTATATAGGAAGGTAgttagtataaaatgtaataagtcatgctcaaaacaataataataatatcaacacgACGTGGTTGGGTGTGTGTATCGTGATTTTGTATAACAACCAACAAAAATGCAAATCGCTATTATAGAGTTATGAATTCATCAACCGATGAATCAAACAAACTCGATATTGCAGCATTGGGCGTCACTTCCGAATGTGACCGAATAGATTTACAagagtttttagattttttaatattagcttATCGAATAAACGACGCGCTAACTTCAGGCAAGGGAAAACAATTACACGACACCCGCATCAATTGGACTGAACTGTCtcgtaataatttgtttttacggCTGTCAGATAAAAAACCTGATATCACTACTGAAGACGAGACGGGACAGGCAACAATGCGAGGTACAAGTACCGAACGGGTGCAATGTATTCTCAAACACAAGCTCAAAGACATAATGAATGAGGGTATTTTGGACTCTGTACTTccatttatagttaaaaaaacgTTGACgacaaatgttttgaaaacttTAGAGTCATTTGGCTCCAAAACTAGTAGTAATCCTTTAAATAAAGACAAAATGtgttcaaaaccaaaatgtaatacaattgaCAATTCATTTGGATCTAGATCTAACAAGGGAGAGTAAGTATACTGGCAGTTAAAATAACcatgttaaaatttttatatataatcgtataatatattcatgtattataaatattttttttaaaaaccaaaaaagtaCGGAAATTGAGATTAATGTATGCGATGcagttcaaaaattaaaaaaagtatttcgaTGTCCTAAGCGACTTCTTATTTCGAAAATGGGATATTTCTCTGAGGTAACTAAAGGTAGGTGCAAAAATaagtgataaataatttattgttatcgtGTGACGTggtgaaaaattatgttttaggaCAACGGTTGGAAGATATTGATATATCAGTCCATtgtgaaatacctatatttgacTGGTTAATAAAGTGGGTTAAGAAGGACTTAAAACCAAAAAACGAATGGccattattaggtactaatttatatttttaaaagtaacgaAGTGcctctatttttatttttaaatattcataatttttgtaCAGATAATGAAAACGTAGTGCCGATTTTGGTTTCTGCATCATTTCTTCAAATGGAACTTTTATTTCAAGAATGTttacttttttgtaaaaataatattgatgatgTATTATCGTCTGCAGCAAGTTTCGGGTGTGTTAATGATGGAGTTATTACAAGGTTTGTAAGTAAATTTACATTGTTTATCATGTTTGGTTTTAAAACTGTCAAATGTGGTTGCGTTTATACATTTAGATTATCAAATCAGTTTAATAACTGTGACGTAGAAAATATGGTGGACGTAAAGGATAAATTAAAATCACGTTTGTTTACGAAATTGATATGGGATTTGTGCAAACGGGATCCAAAACGTGAATTAGGGCATTATAGTACACTAGCTTATGCATACTAGTAAGTTAAACGAATGTAATTTGctcctaataaatgtatttattttgaagataTAAAATGATTGAAATGTCTAtggttattgaattaaaaatagtaattgttttgatttttaatgacaatattatttagcatgatttacaatttagtatactaaacctataaaaatattattttttcaatgtcatttaaattaagttttattttaaattttcatctaaaagttcaaagttcaaacataaatataaatattaaatatcgttAAGAGGGAGCTACAACCGTCTTACaaacacctaacctaacccaccAGTAGATCATGTTTAGCTCAGTTAGAGTGAATTTAgtgaattttagttttaaagcaagttatgagtattttaaaattgtagattgtttgtgcattttaaaatactcataacttgctttaaaattaaaatctaaataaaccTATGAGGCTTACTAGatatcttacctttaaattgtataagaggtttattcattctattttttaaactaacagagatAAACGTGATCTGCCGAGCGTACAATTTGTTGTGTTATGCGTTGCGAGACAGAGAGAACGCATGCGGGTGTAACGCCCTGTTaccaaattattacattttaaaatgaaattcttTTTATTCCTATTTAACAGTTCCATGCTACAAAAAagagtataaaatacataagtaatttttctttaataagcaattccaaaaaaattttaattttttaaattattactatggttttaagaaataaatcaatatattattatttacctatttgtcattataaactattattaagtgagttaaaaaaaaaattggcttgtaccaatattgttatttttcacacaatattatggtgtaaaaaaataaccgtCTAGTAGTGACAACTGTAAATAAcaagaaattattaatgtttttatttttttgttgaattacTTGTACCAAaaaaggttttaattttttgattcgAACTAATGTTATAACTAAGTTACTTGgttatacaaatgttgaaatgtGGTCAGTTGTTTTTAGTAGAAACAAAACTATTTCCTGTACCATGGAAATTATggaataaattatgatatgattactgaacatattatagattgattttggttttcactattataataataataatttattatcacaagtaggtacataatatgttttttttcagaTATTGATTATTGACTTATTGGTCATAAAATGGttcagtattatttataatatgtaaaatgcatTCATGATCTCAACATTCACTTGTGTTGACTGAATTGCCTATTCATTAGGAATAaatatgaaagtaaaaataattataatatattgtcttatgAAATGTCTTGAGTGAATATAGTGTGTtccattattttacattatctatgttaattttatgtttaataattatttttaatttttatatatattattctttaaaaaatcagccaaaatgttttaaaacacttttaaataaataataatatatgttttatttttacgattaaatcaaaattactaaGTACTTCCACTGAGAGATCTCTTAACTCTGTGTTTCCggtgtgtattaaaaaaaaaattatcaattaagcttattgttcaacttttgtaacAGATTGCCtaacaaaaaaattaggtatgttaaaaatttaaatttaaatatttggcatTGATCATTATTAcacaatcaatatttattataactatgacaatgggatttattaaaaaatgtatcataattaGATACAACTCAAGttaatagtataaaacaaaataatatgtatttattgcaaatacaataagtatGAAGCCGTTAAGGGTTTGTACAGTTTTAATCtcatgattttgttttaaataaaactgtatattttttattaccgtCATTATAATggctatataaataattataaacttaatagGTATTACTAATCAAGACCTCAAAATCATTTAAccgatttttttatagttgcTGTCGTTGTAATACGATTTTGGTACCAAGCGTTGCTGGCAGGATACCTTGTAGACCACCGACTTTTAAGATTGCTCAAAATGGAAGTGTGATTGCATGCCATtctaggtaatatttattttcctgCATTGGGTTTATTTTATCGTAGTGaagtaagttataagtatttatttagatattaatataatattgtggaaTTGCTTTGAATATTCGTcgtttagtaatattttaatcataatatatttttccaatcttaagacaaatattgttattgtataaattaaagcaaatttaattattccaaAACCGAACCATACACAGAATTGAAAGCAGTGCCATAAAGGTTGGAGGCACGTGccttagaaaaaaaacatcggttatgcttattgtacttttttgttgtgtacagattgtataaattctagattaaaaaaaaaaaaaaagaactatattattatacttatattattactccAGAGATTCAAAGTGGACATTAAACGATCACGTAAAGTCgctgttttcaaaatataagtgtTGGCGAATTGTTTACTGGTCTCTGTGGTCAGAGTGCCATTTCATGCGGTGTTCACGTTGCCAACACATGTATCCGGTCAAGAATCAAAGGTGGTGTCAATTCCATACGCAACAGCCACAGTATTACCCGGTTGAAAACAATCGATATCTTTACTATCCTATTGGTAACAATTGCTtgtaacttatatatataatagtataattgtgtattgaataatatagttaggtatacaGCAGTGGCCAGTGGTTTACCGAGGGGAGGGGATAATGGTTTAAGTGTTTAACCGCACCCTTCCATGAGAAATAATCACGTACCTAGCTGCCTATAATGATTTCTATTACATCTTGTTTTttattacccccccccccccctcctcttTAGAGtagagtggtttttttttatgaatttttatttatttattgtatctataatataatacaattgtcaAATTATCAGTGGGGGAAATGTATGGAGCATTCCAccacatttttttcatattttagcaACTAATTTGCAGTTTACGTGAAAAAAACcacttatttgtataattacgattcctgaataaataaaatgttggacatttttttttagagataaAGGGTTGTTAAAAGTTGTACAttagttgttaaaatattaaaaagtttaaggtTGATACGACAGTGAGGCTAGGGGCCAGCGTGAATTTAGCTGTTCTCAATTTTAAAAGCGATCACGGCGTATATACGAAGTTGCATAAAATTGCAAATCAGCAAGTTACTGGCAAAGTataaatgtgtaggtatatcaTGAGATGTAAGGGGGACAACTTCTTGCACGTGGGGAATCTTTTCAACCAAGAGTCGTgttgaacaatattaatcaCTCCTCCCCCTTATTGGCTGAGCTTCAGATACATTgcttttttgtttaatataggacgttatacccgcatgacattgtgttgtctccgtcttacaagtgcgtaacatagcaaattttacgctcagcaaaacacgtgtagttatgttaatttaaaaattagagtgaattgacttcttataaaatctaaaggtaagattattatctaggcctcatgggctttttagtatatttttttaattttaaagcaagttatgagtattttaagatgtataagcaatttacaattttaaaatactcataactcgcgttaaaattaaaatataataaaaagtccacgaggttgcctagataataatcttacctttagattttataagaggtcaattcgctctaatttgtATAccaacggagctacacgtgttctgctgagcgtaaaatttgttatgttacgcacttgtaagacggagacaacacatgtgggtataacgtcctcttaagtacctatattttataatttatgctaATGGGAATTTTATCACGATAAACCGTTTTCATAaagtgtaatacaatattatatcatgtaaaaCGTCAAAATTGTATTACGATACTAAAAATGATTATCACATAAATGTCTCTACATAGaacttatttgtatatttttaggtCGTTATCCATGTTGCAacgaaaaaacttttaaatacgaGCCCATCAGAAATCCATTTGTAAGTTTCCATAAAAgcttaaaatttgtataattgtgtGTACTAATTGCAGAAGAATTATTTATCAGTgtgtattgatttattttgcTTCTTTAATTAGTTCGTAATAATAAGCTTGGTCTTTATTGTGGCATTTCAAATCTGAGTTTTATACAAGGTGTAACAAAAAGacttaacgaaaaaaaaatgatgctacttaaacgtatgacaaaagttgttataattatatgattagtaaataatttaagaaatatactcatgtcagtaaattccccaaaaaaatattttgaaaaaagttataacgTTCCAAATTTattgatcaaaaaaatattgataatttaaaaaattctaaaaaataaactacttgacttagataaatgttataactatcatcatttttcttataatcagattcaaaaattggctattttgaataaatccaaacaaatttaaatcaaattttaaattttttattttcagtgttgaaaaataaaattaattttttgtataatatttgtgtaatgtaactataaattatatataaaaaaaaaattaattttaatattattgattagaaCAC
Above is a window of Metopolophium dirhodum isolate CAU chromosome 3, ASM1992520v1, whole genome shotgun sequence DNA encoding:
- the LOC132940830 gene encoding SANT and BTB domain regulator of class switch recombination-like, which codes for MNSSTDESNKLDIAALGVTSECDRIDLQEFLDFLILAYRINDALTSGKGKQLHDTRINWTELSRNNLFLRLSDKKPDITTEDETGQATMRGTSTERVQCILKHKLKDIMNEGILDSVLPFIVKKTLTTNVLKTLESFGSKTSSNPLNKDKMCSKPKCNTIDNSFGSRSNKGDTEIEINVCDAVQKLKKVFRCPKRLLISKMGYFSEVTKGQRLEDIDISVHCEIPIFDWLIKWVKKDLKPKNEWPLLDNENVVPILVSASFLQMELLFQECLLFCKNNIDDVLSSAASFGCVNDGVITRLSNQFNNCDVENMVDVKDKLKSRLFTKLIWDLCKRDPKRELGHYSTLAYAYYCCRCNTILVPSVAGRIPCRPPTFKIAQNGSVIACHSRDSKWTLNDHVKSLFSKYKCWRIVYWSLWSECHFMRCSRCQHMYPVKNQRWCQFHTQQPQYYPVENNRYLYYPIGRYPCCNEKTFKYEPIRNPFGCHYREHIPLLEHTAEIETYKVMQMFPSLTITDPPMFFSNGISKLMDAHGDAKSNDQNTTAWPTESHRFAPFIASNEGTSRKSQVWWDNIVMGTSSNKRLLLTELWDKPFAKRPVSPSTSDNNVYEATEVPLNEINSSFGSSFEEVEDSLSSFSDSDSTHSEKTTYNNRQQKIKRSSKAIRTLKQRYRYSGTYQWSLTAPMRCNQDNQREYEERCFRQIVHQLLHQNSNSNVECSRVLSTTNSPVTDIGQRSGGYFVRLETELLSKIDPKNAQRPTSTVETKGVQSKIKLKKTLKPPSS